The proteins below are encoded in one region of Roseomonas marmotae:
- the maiA gene encoding maleylacetoacetate isomerase — MRLHGYFRSSAAWRVRIALNLKGLQAEQVFHHLRHGGQRAPDYLALNPQGLVPALETDSGAVLTQSLAICEWLEEGWPEPPLLPAGRDERAAVRAFSLAIACDIHPVQNLKVLARLRQQGLPEAEVTGWARWIIQDGLEACEAMLRSQPGPFCFGAAPTLADLCLVPQLGNARRFGCDLSRLPRLMAAEVACAALPAFAEAEPDKQPDAE; from the coding sequence ATGCGCCTGCACGGCTATTTCCGTTCCTCTGCCGCCTGGCGGGTGCGCATCGCGCTGAACCTGAAGGGGCTGCAGGCCGAGCAGGTGTTCCACCACCTGCGCCATGGCGGGCAGCGGGCGCCGGACTACCTGGCCCTGAACCCGCAGGGGCTGGTGCCGGCGCTGGAGACCGACAGTGGCGCGGTGCTGACCCAGTCGCTCGCCATCTGCGAGTGGCTGGAGGAAGGCTGGCCGGAGCCGCCGCTGCTGCCGGCGGGGCGGGACGAGCGGGCGGCGGTGCGGGCCTTCTCCCTGGCCATCGCCTGCGACATCCACCCCGTGCAGAACCTGAAGGTGCTGGCTCGGCTGCGGCAGCAGGGCCTGCCGGAGGCCGAGGTCACGGGCTGGGCACGCTGGATCATTCAGGACGGGTTGGAAGCCTGCGAGGCCATGCTGCGCAGCCAGCCCGGCCCCTTCTGCTTCGGTGCAGCCCCGACCCTGGCGGATCTTTGCCTGGTGCCGCAGCTCGGAAATGCCCGGCGCTTCGGCTGCGACCTTTCCAGGCTGCCGCGGCTGATGGCGGCGGAAGTGGCCT